One region of Rhodospirillaceae bacterium genomic DNA includes:
- the htpX gene encoding zinc metalloprotease HtpX, translating to MGYMRTALLLAAMTGLFLAVGYVIGGQTGVIIAFGVALAMNLFAYWNADKIVLRMYRAQPAEGHELEGIVAALAQRAGLPMPKVYIIDNDQPNAFATGRNPENAAVAATTGLLRMLSRDEVAGVMAHELAHVKNRDSLIMTVTAVLAGAIGMLANSLMFMGMMGHRDDRNSPLGGIGSLVVMLLAPLAAMLVQMAISRGREYEADRIGAEISGQPRALASALNKISQGAEVIDNEIAEANPASAHLFIVNPLHGRTGDSLFSTHPAVANRIERLLAMESGGMAMAAVRPGPTPRATRRSAIPSTVERQRRGPWG from the coding sequence ATGGGTTACATGCGCACCGCTCTGCTTTTGGCCGCGATGACCGGCCTGTTCCTGGCGGTCGGATATGTGATCGGCGGGCAGACCGGTGTCATCATCGCGTTCGGCGTGGCCCTGGCGATGAACCTGTTCGCCTATTGGAACGCCGACAAGATCGTGCTGCGCATGTACCGCGCGCAGCCGGCCGAGGGGCATGAGTTGGAAGGCATCGTGGCTGCCCTCGCCCAGCGCGCTGGCCTGCCCATGCCGAAGGTTTACATCATCGACAATGACCAGCCCAATGCCTTCGCCACCGGCCGCAATCCGGAGAACGCGGCGGTCGCTGCGACCACGGGCCTGTTGCGCATGCTGTCGCGCGACGAGGTGGCGGGCGTCATGGCCCATGAGCTCGCCCATGTGAAGAACCGCGATTCGCTCATCATGACCGTGACGGCGGTTCTGGCCGGCGCCATCGGCATGCTGGCCAATTCGCTGATGTTCATGGGAATGATGGGTCATCGCGACGACCGCAATTCGCCGCTGGGCGGCATCGGCAGCCTGGTGGTCATGCTGCTGGCGCCGCTCGCTGCCATGCTGGTGCAGATGGCGATCTCACGTGGCCGCGAATACGAGGCCGACCGCATCGGCGCCGAGATCAGCGGCCAGCCGCGCGCGCTCGCCAGTGCGCTCAACAAGATCAGCCAGGGCGCCGAGGTGATCGATAACGAGATCGCCGAAGCCAATCCGGCCTCGGCCCATCTCTTCATCGTCAACCCGCTCCATGGCCGCACCGGCGACAGCCTGTTTTCGACCCACCCCGCTGTCGCCAACCGCATCGAACGCCTGCTGGCGATGGAAAGCGGTGGCATGGCGATGGCTGCGGTACGGCCCGGTCCAACGCCGCGCGCGACGCGCAGGTCGGCCATTCCGTCGACCGTGGAACGGCAGCGTCGCGGACCCTGGGGCTAA
- a CDS encoding TetR/AcrR family transcriptional regulator, with protein MADGGLRARQKEKRKQAIMVAAARLFQAQGFNAASMEDIAQAAELSVGTVYNYFKSKAEIGLAIYQADRDLVQAATSQIIDNPPADPVDAICRMMETDFETEIGYLDRAVWSSLFGASFTDQSSLSSAFVSDELMRVDQFRKLLQVLCRAGKIDVNADIDAAAEMLGALNLWYFMRWLAGLRSGEGNAQSGILDAEAKATLRRHVAQLMRGLVV; from the coding sequence ATGGCCGATGGCGGGCTGCGTGCGCGGCAAAAAGAGAAGCGAAAACAAGCGATTATGGTGGCCGCCGCCCGGCTGTTCCAGGCCCAGGGCTTCAACGCGGCCTCGATGGAGGACATCGCCCAGGCGGCCGAGCTCTCGGTCGGCACGGTCTATAACTACTTCAAATCGAAGGCCGAGATCGGCCTTGCCATCTACCAGGCCGACCGCGACCTGGTGCAGGCGGCCACAAGCCAGATCATCGACAACCCGCCGGCCGACCCCGTGGATGCGATCTGCCGCATGATGGAAACCGACTTCGAAACCGAGATCGGCTATCTCGACCGCGCCGTCTGGTCGTCGCTGTTCGGCGCGTCCTTCACCGACCAGTCGAGCCTCTCCTCGGCCTTCGTCTCGGACGAACTGATGCGCGTCGACCAGTTCCGGAAGCTCCTCCAGGTTCTCTGCCGTGCGGGCAAGATCGACGTGAACGCCGATATCGATGCGGCCGCTGAAATGCTGGGCGCCCTCAACCTCTGGTACTTCATGCGCTGGCTGGCGGGCCTGCGTTCAGGCGAGGGCAATGCCCAGAGCGGCATCCTCGACGCGGAAGCCAAGGCAACCCTCCGCCGCCACGTGGCGCAGCTGATGCGGGGACTCGTGGTTTAG
- a CDS encoding aminotransferase, producing the protein MGTGHIAAASLDQVDPKDIWQKDKDHFVHPWTHFDSFKKDGSLVMGRAEGAYVYDLSGKRYLDGIGGLWCVNIGYGRREIVDAIAAQASRMAFFNPFVDTTNVPAAELAAKLASLAPGDLNKVFFTCGGSTANDTAVRIAHYYHAKRGKKSKKQILSRVDAYHGSTYLTGSITGRPGDRSPYLHYLEDWIHHVSSPNYYRAHEVLPNGVGKGMSEQQFCDYLIDELEAKILEVGPDNIACFFAEPVMGAGGVIVPPKGYHKRSLDLCHKHDILYISDEVVTAFGRLGHFFASEDVFGIVPDMIVTAKGLTSGYQPLGACIFSDRIYEAMSTADPNGWFTNGYTYSGHPVACAAALANIALMEREDLPGHVREMGPYLEAQLRTLLELPIVGEVRGRQFMMCVENVMDKGTREHFPDHVNIGKRISDHCERLGLIVRPLGALNVISPPLTLSKEEIDELVSLLRQGIEATLADLRAEGHYTD; encoded by the coding sequence ATGGGTACCGGGCATATTGCCGCCGCCAGCCTCGACCAGGTCGACCCGAAGGACATCTGGCAGAAGGACAAGGACCATTTCGTCCATCCCTGGACCCATTTCGACAGCTTCAAAAAGGACGGCTCGCTGGTCATGGGCCGGGCCGAGGGCGCCTATGTCTATGACCTCTCGGGCAAGCGCTATCTCGACGGCATCGGCGGGCTGTGGTGTGTGAACATCGGCTATGGAAGGCGCGAGATCGTCGATGCGATCGCGGCGCAGGCGAGCCGCATGGCGTTCTTCAACCCCTTCGTCGACACCACCAACGTGCCGGCGGCGGAACTGGCGGCGAAGCTTGCCTCATTGGCGCCGGGCGATCTCAACAAGGTGTTCTTCACCTGCGGCGGGTCGACCGCCAACGACACCGCCGTGCGCATCGCGCATTATTACCACGCCAAGCGCGGCAAGAAGTCGAAGAAGCAAATTCTGTCCCGCGTCGACGCCTATCATGGTTCGACCTATCTCACCGGCTCGATCACCGGGCGCCCCGGCGACCGCTCGCCTTATCTCCATTATCTCGAGGACTGGATCCACCACGTCTCCTCGCCCAACTATTACCGGGCGCATGAAGTGCTCCCCAATGGCGTCGGCAAGGGCATGAGCGAGCAACAGTTCTGCGATTACCTGATCGACGAGCTGGAAGCCAAGATCCTGGAAGTGGGGCCCGACAACATCGCCTGCTTCTTTGCCGAGCCCGTGATGGGAGCCGGCGGCGTCATCGTACCGCCGAAGGGCTATCACAAGCGCTCGCTGGATCTCTGCCACAAGCACGACATCCTCTACATCTCGGATGAAGTGGTGACGGCGTTCGGGCGCTTGGGGCATTTCTTCGCGTCCGAAGATGTGTTCGGCATCGTCCCCGACATGATCGTGACGGCAAAGGGCCTCACCTCCGGCTATCAGCCGCTGGGTGCCTGCATCTTCTCCGACCGCATCTATGAGGCGATGAGCACCGCCGATCCCAATGGCTGGTTCACCAACGGCTATACCTATTCCGGCCATCCGGTCGCCTGTGCGGCTGCTTTGGCGAACATCGCGCTGATGGAACGCGAGGATTTACCCGGCCATGTGCGCGAGATGGGGCCGTATCTCGAAGCCCAGCTGCGCACATTGCTCGAACTCCCCATCGTCGGCGAAGTCCGTGGGCGCCAGTTCATGATGTGCGTTGAGAATGTGATGGATAAGGGCACACGCGAACACTTCCCGGATCACGTCAATATCGGCAAGCGCATCTCGGATCATTGCGAGCGCCTGGGGCTCATCGTGCGGCCGCTGGGTGCCTTGAACGTGATCTCCCCGCCGCTCACCTTGAGCAAGGAGGAGATTGACGAGCTGGTCTCACTGCTCCGCCAGGGTATCGAAGCCACGCTGGCCGATCTGCGCGCCGAGGGGCATTACACGGATTGA
- a CDS encoding DUF1223 domain-containing protein, whose amino-acid sequence MTRHLIRSALLALCLLSLPGLAAAQTSNGYIQPFANPATPQGEVMPGVGAPSALLPGQPPLAEPVAPLLTPLALETPPAPVVVELFTSEGCSSCPPAHDYLRELSKRGDLLTLSFHVDYWDYIGWKDRFGDPAFAARQRAYAAARGKTIIYTPQMVVAGAIEVVGSDRKAVEKTLKLADRRHSMYALSLAKDAAGAIHLGLPQAPLSVPASLWLVTYVYEDATAIGGGENRGRNLITTNVVRSLRKVGTWDGRPDDRIISLTDAEIAAKPDACAIIANEAEFGPVVAAAAWDFKDLW is encoded by the coding sequence ATGACCCGACACCTGATCCGAAGCGCCCTCCTGGCCTTGTGCCTGCTGTCGCTGCCCGGTCTCGCCGCGGCGCAGACCAGCAACGGATACATCCAGCCCTTTGCAAATCCGGCGACGCCGCAGGGCGAGGTGATGCCGGGCGTCGGTGCGCCCAGCGCCCTCCTGCCTGGACAACCGCCGCTGGCCGAACCTGTTGCACCGCTGCTGACACCGCTGGCCCTGGAGACACCACCCGCCCCCGTGGTGGTGGAATTGTTCACTTCCGAGGGTTGCTCGTCCTGCCCGCCGGCCCACGACTATCTGCGCGAACTTTCGAAACGCGGCGACCTGCTCACCCTCTCCTTCCATGTCGATTACTGGGATTATATCGGCTGGAAGGATCGCTTCGGCGATCCGGCCTTTGCCGCGCGCCAGCGGGCCTATGCCGCGGCAAGGGGCAAGACCATCATCTACACCCCGCAGATGGTCGTGGCCGGCGCCATCGAAGTGGTCGGCTCCGACCGCAAGGCGGTCGAGAAGACCCTGAAGCTGGCCGATCGGCGACATTCCATGTATGCGCTCAGCCTCGCGAAGGATGCGGCCGGTGCGATCCATCTCGGCTTGCCGCAGGCCCCCCTGTCGGTCCCCGCAAGCTTGTGGCTGGTGACCTATGTCTATGAGGATGCGACGGCCATTGGCGGCGGTGAAAATCGTGGCCGCAACCTGATCACCACCAATGTCGTGCGGTCCCTGCGCAAGGTCGGCACATGGGATGGAAGGCCGGATGACCGCATCATCAGCCTGACCGATGCCGAAATCGCGGCCAAGCCGGA
- a CDS encoding ABC transporter substrate-binding protein, with translation MSMDLKTMQSLASQGRMGRRDFIQMALAAGITVTAAETLFTKAARAEPKKGGKFRAGIGHGQTSDSLDPATWANAFSADVGFVIGSCLTAIDQKNNAVPDLAESVEAADGAKTWVYKLRKGVEFHNGKSLSAEDVIATYNYHRGENSKSAAKSVLEDIVDIKADGKDTVVFTLKSGSADFPYITTDYHLPIFQAAGDGGIDWKSGVGTGPFVMDKYDPGVKFSAKRNPNFHKDGPYFDEIEMMSIVDVAARQNALLTGDIDYMDRADLKTLGLLERNPDIKITDVTGFSHYVAPMDVRAAPFDNVDVRLALKWAIDREEIVKKVLLGHGRAGNDNPLAPSIKYATQPEPTYSYDPEKARFHLKKAGLASLKVDLSAADAAFAGAVDAATLMRESAAKANIDINVIKEANDGYWDSVWMKKPWCFSYWSGRPTADWMFTTAYAAEAAWNDTFWKNGRFNELLLAARAEIDEVKRGAMYAEMQQILHDDGGIIVLMFNNFTSAHSTKVEHGELNTNYDHDGGYVFERWWFA, from the coding sequence ATGTCGATGGACTTGAAAACGATGCAATCACTGGCGAGCCAAGGCCGCATGGGCCGCCGCGACTTCATCCAGATGGCGCTCGCGGCCGGCATCACGGTCACCGCCGCCGAAACCCTGTTCACCAAGGCCGCCCGCGCCGAGCCGAAGAAGGGCGGCAAGTTCCGCGCCGGCATCGGCCATGGCCAGACCTCGGACAGCCTGGACCCCGCCACCTGGGCCAATGCGTTTTCAGCCGATGTGGGCTTCGTCATTGGCTCCTGCCTCACCGCGATCGACCAGAAGAACAACGCCGTGCCCGACCTCGCCGAGAGCGTCGAGGCGGCGGACGGCGCCAAGACCTGGGTCTACAAGCTGCGGAAAGGTGTCGAGTTCCACAACGGCAAGTCGCTCTCCGCCGAGGATGTGATCGCGACCTATAACTATCACCGCGGCGAGAACTCGAAATCGGCGGCGAAATCGGTCCTCGAGGACATCGTCGACATCAAGGCCGACGGCAAGGACACGGTCGTGTTCACCTTGAAATCCGGCAGCGCCGACTTCCCCTACATCACCACCGATTATCACCTGCCGATCTTCCAGGCCGCCGGTGACGGCGGCATCGACTGGAAGTCCGGTGTCGGCACCGGCCCCTTCGTCATGGACAAATATGACCCGGGCGTGAAGTTCAGCGCCAAGCGGAATCCCAATTTCCACAAGGACGGTCCCTATTTCGACGAGATCGAGATGATGTCGATCGTCGACGTGGCGGCGCGGCAGAATGCGCTCCTCACCGGGGACATCGACTATATGGACCGGGCGGATCTGAAGACCCTGGGCCTGCTGGAGCGCAACCCGGATATCAAGATCACCGACGTCACCGGCTTCTCGCATTACGTGGCGCCGATGGATGTGCGCGCGGCCCCCTTCGACAATGTCGATGTGCGCCTGGCCCTCAAATGGGCAATCGACCGCGAGGAGATCGTGAAGAAGGTGCTGCTGGGCCATGGCCGCGCCGGCAACGACAATCCGCTGGCGCCCTCGATCAAATATGCGACCCAGCCGGAACCCACCTATTCCTATGATCCGGAGAAGGCCAGGTTCCACCTGAAGAAGGCCGGCCTCGCCAGCCTCAAGGTCGATCTCTCGGCGGCCGATGCGGCCTTTGCCGGCGCGGTCGACGCCGCGACCCTGATGCGCGAATCCGCCGCCAAGGCGAATATCGACATCAATGTCATCAAGGAAGCCAATGACGGCTATTGGGATTCGGTCTGGATGAAGAAGCCCTGGTGCTTCTCCTATTGGAGCGGCCGCCCCACCGCCGACTGGATGTTCACCACGGCCTATGCCGCCGAGGCCGCCTGGAACGACACCTTCTGGAAGAATGGCCGCTTCAACGAATTGCTGCTGGCCGCCCGCGCCGAGATCGACGAGGTCAAGCGCGGCGCCATGTATGCCGAGATGCAGCAGATCCTCCATGACGATGGCGGAATCATTGTGCTGATGTTCAACAACTTCACCTCGGCCCATTCCACCAAGGTCGAGCATGGCGAGCTCAACACCAATTACGACCATGACGGCGGCTATGTGTTCGAACGCTGGTGGTTTGCGTGA
- a CDS encoding DUF1674 domain-containing protein, which produces MSNPNDKPAEKPAENPGIPPRKPATAPDAAKLPPKEFGGPTGPEPTRYGDWERNGKVSDF; this is translated from the coding sequence ATGAGCAATCCCAACGACAAGCCCGCTGAAAAACCCGCTGAAAATCCAGGCATTCCCCCGAGGAAACCAGCAACGGCACCAGACGCAGCCAAGCTGCCGCCAAAGGAATTTGGCGGCCCCACCGGCCCGGAACCAACGCGCTATGGCGATTGGGAGCGCAATGGCAAGGTCAGCGACTTCTGA
- a CDS encoding dipeptidase: MNKPLKTQKTPKGVEPTEPLLPRENWPLLYKDSIIWDAHACLPLLPNYDCSALERHRAAGATYVSVNVGMDFNPLNQCIRVIAGFRDWIKRHADHYVLADTLSDIHRAKKEGKLAVGFDLEGSVMLDDDLAMIGLYRDLGVRQMHLAYNRDNQIAGGCFGKNQGLTKLGREVVKEINRVGIIMDCSHSAKQTSLDVMEVSTKPVVFSHSNAKALCDHPRNIDDEQIAAVGRTGGIVAITGIGPFLGADIETDTIIRHVDYMVERIGVAHVGIGIDYSFDQDHSDLPEGEDPALWWPKVKGAEFNFSNIRFVSPERLPDIAAGLLNHGYKDADVIAIMGGNFMRVAEACWR; encoded by the coding sequence ATGAACAAGCCGCTGAAGACCCAGAAAACGCCCAAGGGCGTTGAGCCGACCGAACCGCTGCTGCCGCGTGAAAACTGGCCGCTTCTTTACAAGGACAGCATCATCTGGGACGCCCATGCCTGCCTGCCCTTGCTGCCGAACTATGATTGCAGCGCGCTGGAACGCCACCGCGCGGCGGGGGCCACTTATGTCTCGGTCAATGTCGGCATGGATTTCAATCCGCTCAACCAATGCATCCGCGTCATCGCGGGCTTCCGCGACTGGATCAAGCGCCACGCCGATCACTACGTGCTGGCCGACACGCTCTCCGACATCCACCGCGCCAAGAAGGAAGGCAAGCTAGCGGTCGGCTTCGACCTCGAAGGCTCGGTCATGCTGGACGATGACCTTGCGATGATCGGCCTCTACCGCGATCTCGGCGTCCGCCAGATGCACTTGGCCTACAACCGCGACAACCAGATCGCGGGCGGCTGCTTCGGCAAGAACCAGGGCCTCACCAAACTGGGGCGCGAGGTGGTGAAGGAGATCAACCGCGTCGGCATCATCATGGACTGCTCGCATTCAGCGAAGCAGACCAGCCTCGACGTGATGGAGGTGTCGACAAAACCCGTGGTCTTCTCCCACAGCAACGCCAAGGCACTGTGCGACCACCCGCGTAACATCGACGATGAGCAGATCGCCGCCGTGGGCCGCACCGGCGGCATCGTCGCCATCACCGGCATCGGCCCGTTCCTGGGCGCCGATATCGAGACCGACACCATCATCCGCCACGTGGATTACATGGTGGAGCGCATTGGCGTGGCGCATGTCGGCATCGGCATCGACTATTCCTTCGACCAGGACCACAGCGATTTGCCCGAAGGCGAAGACCCGGCCTTGTGGTGGCCCAAGGTGAAGGGCGCCGAGTTCAATTTCAGCAACATCCGCTTCGTGTCACCGGAGCGCTTGCCCGATATCGCCGCCGGGTTGTTGAATCACGGATATAAGGATGCAGACGTCATCGCCATCATGGGCGGGAACTTCATGCGGGTGGCGGAGGCGTGTTGGAGATAG
- a CDS encoding NUDIX domain-containing protein, whose translation MTTIRLIESHVLSDDYYLLKKTTFELERRDGSWVTCTRESYDRGNGACILLYDPARGTVLLTRQFRFPAYANGHPEPLIEVCAGLLDAHDPETAIVKEAAEECGVEVTKPTRLFEAFMSPGSVTEKLTFFAAEYSAATRTGEGGGLAHEGEDIEVLEMTLTQALEMVRDGRIVDAKTIMLLQYAELAKLMG comes from the coding sequence ATGACGACAATACGACTCATCGAATCTCATGTTCTTTCCGACGACTACTACCTCCTCAAGAAGACCACCTTCGAGCTTGAACGGCGGGACGGGTCGTGGGTGACCTGCACGCGGGAGAGTTATGACCGGGGGAATGGGGCGTGCATCCTGCTTTATGATCCGGCGCGGGGGACCGTGCTACTCACGCGACAGTTCCGATTCCCGGCCTATGCCAATGGCCATCCGGAGCCATTGATCGAGGTGTGCGCGGGGCTGCTCGATGCGCATGATCCGGAGACGGCGATCGTCAAGGAAGCGGCCGAGGAATGCGGTGTCGAGGTCACCAAGCCCACGCGCCTGTTCGAGGCCTTCATGAGCCCGGGGTCGGTCACCGAGAAGCTCACCTTCTTCGCCGCTGAGTATTCGGCTGCGACCCGCACCGGCGAGGGCGGGGGACTTGCCCATGAGGGCGAGGATATCGAGGTGCTGGAGATGACGCTCACGCAAGCGCTGGAGATGGTCAGGGACGGGCGCATCGTTGATGCCAAGACCATCATGCTGCTGCAATATGCGGAATTGGCGAAGTTGATGGGGTGA
- a CDS encoding ABC transporter ATP-binding protein, giving the protein MIEAPAHAVGAKARNPKKRSAFASVFAFSFSYWRRQVPLVLWSGGTIMVATLMDICIPLFAGHLIDAVSQPHGDAALHDALIALGSIMCLGLVAVTFRFLAFAGIVQLTLRNMSRLLQESFWRVQRFATDWHANTFGGSTVRKVTRGMWALDQLNDTVLLSLFPAVIVLLGSSLLLAWHWPMMGLLVLVGAITYIAVAATLSVKFVGPAASLSNQWDTRLGGALADAITCNAVVKSFGAESREDSLLERIVAKWRRRTVRTWMRGTMNGTIQSVMLLTLRAAIIGMALYLWWNGQATPGEVAYVLTAYLVIHGYLYDIGSYIRDLQRAVNDMEELVAIHATPFGVKDGYWARPIEITRGEIVFDRVTFHYGGHQTPLYKDFSLTIKAGEKVGLVGLSGSGKTTFVKLIQRLYDIQAGEIRIDGQNVATAQQSSLRSQIALVQQEPVLFHRSLAENIAYARPGASLAEIEQAARLANAHDFIERLPKGYGTLVGERGVKLSGGERQRVALARAFLADAPILILDEATSSLDSESEALIQEATERLIEGRTAIVIAHRLSTVRALERIIIFDQGKVVEEGSHAVLIGREDGIYRRLFDRQVLGLIDEDDDEEAA; this is encoded by the coding sequence ATGATAGAGGCGCCCGCGCATGCGGTCGGCGCCAAGGCCCGGAACCCCAAGAAGCGCAGCGCTTTTGCGTCTGTCTTCGCCTTTTCGTTCAGTTATTGGCGGCGGCAGGTGCCGCTTGTCCTGTGGTCCGGCGGCACCATCATGGTGGCGACCTTGATGGACATCTGCATCCCGCTCTTCGCCGGCCATCTCATCGACGCGGTGAGCCAGCCCCATGGCGACGCGGCCTTGCATGACGCGCTCATCGCGCTGGGCAGCATCATGTGCCTGGGTCTCGTCGCGGTGACGTTCCGGTTCCTGGCCTTCGCCGGCATCGTGCAACTCACGCTGCGCAACATGTCGCGGCTGCTGCAGGAGAGTTTCTGGCGCGTGCAGCGCTTTGCCACCGACTGGCATGCCAACACCTTCGGCGGCTCGACCGTGCGCAAGGTGACGCGCGGCATGTGGGCATTGGATCAGCTCAACGACACGGTACTGCTCTCGCTGTTCCCGGCGGTCATCGTGCTGCTGGGCTCGAGCCTGCTGCTGGCCTGGCACTGGCCGATGATGGGCCTCCTCGTGCTGGTGGGCGCCATCACCTATATCGCGGTGGCGGCGACGCTCTCGGTGAAGTTCGTGGGGCCGGCGGCCTCCCTCTCCAACCAGTGGGATACGCGCCTCGGCGGGGCCCTGGCCGATGCCATCACCTGCAACGCGGTGGTGAAAAGCTTCGGCGCCGAATCGCGCGAGGACAGCCTGCTGGAGCGCATCGTCGCCAAATGGCGGCGGCGCACCGTGCGGACCTGGATGCGCGGCACGATGAACGGCACCATCCAGTCGGTGATGTTGCTGACCCTGCGCGCCGCCATCATCGGCATGGCGCTTTATCTGTGGTGGAACGGTCAAGCCACGCCCGGCGAGGTCGCCTATGTGCTCACCGCCTATCTGGTGATCCACGGCTATCTCTATGACATCGGGTCGTATATCCGCGACCTGCAGCGCGCGGTGAATGACATGGAGGAACTGGTGGCGATCCATGCCACACCGTTCGGCGTGAAGGATGGCTACTGGGCACGGCCGATCGAGATCACGCGCGGCGAGATCGTGTTCGACCGCGTGACCTTCCATTACGGCGGGCACCAGACGCCGCTTTACAAGGATTTCTCGCTGACCATCAAGGCCGGCGAGAAAGTAGGGCTCGTGGGGCTGTCGGGATCGGGCAAGACGACCTTCGTCAAGCTGATCCAGCGGCTCTACGACATCCAGGCGGGCGAGATCCGCATCGACGGGCAGAATGTTGCAACCGCGCAGCAATCAAGCCTGCGATCGCAGATCGCGCTGGTACAGCAGGAACCGGTGCTGTTCCACCGCAGCCTTGCGGAGAACATCGCCTATGCGCGGCCGGGTGCTAGCCTTGCCGAGATCGAGCAGGCGGCGCGCCTTGCCAACGCCCATGATTTCATCGAGCGCCTGCCCAAGGGCTACGGAACCCTGGTGGGCGAGCGCGGGGTGAAGCTTTCGGGCGGCGAGCGCCAGCGCGTGGCTTTGGCGCGGGCGTTCCTGGCGGATGCGCCGATCCTCATTCTGGACGAGGCCACGTCGAGCCTCGATTCGGAATCCGAGGCGCTCATCCAGGAAGCGACCGAACGCCTGATCGAAGGCCGCACGGCGATCGTCATCGCCCACCGGCTCTCGACCGTGCGGGCGCTGGAACGCATCATCATCTTCGACCAGGGCAAGGTGGTCGAGGAAGGCAGCCACGCGGTCCTCATCGGCCGGGAAGACGGCATCTACCGCCGCCTCTTCGACCGCCAGGTCCTGGGGCTCATTGATGAGGATGACGACGAGGAAGCGGCGTGA